One segment of Neobacillus endophyticus DNA contains the following:
- the rplU gene encoding 50S ribosomal protein L21: MYAIIETGGKQLKVEEGQAIYIEKLNAEAGETVTFDKVLFVGGETVKVGSPVVAGATVTAKVEKQGRAKKIIVFKYKAKKNNRKKQGHRQPYTKVVIEKINA; this comes from the coding sequence ATGTACGCAATTATCGAAACTGGCGGTAAACAATTGAAAGTTGAAGAAGGCCAAGCAATCTACATTGAGAAATTAAATGCAGAAGCAGGCGAAACTGTTACTTTTGACAAAGTTCTTTTCGTTGGCGGTGAAACTGTAAAAGTTGGCAGTCCTGTTGTTGCAGGCGCTACTGTTACAGCTAAAGTTGAAAAACAAGGCCGTGCGAAGAAAATCATTGTTTTCAAGTACAAAGCTAAGAAAAACAACCGTAAGAAACAAGGTCATCGTCAACCTTATACTAAAGTAGTCATCGAAAAAATCAACGCGTAA
- the rpmA gene encoding 50S ribosomal protein L27, with amino-acid sequence MLRFDLQFFASKKGVGSTKNGRDSIAKRLGAKRADGQFVTGGSILYRQRGTKIYPGENVGRGGDDTLFAKIDGVVKFERFGRDRKKVSVYPVAQEA; translated from the coding sequence ATGTTAAGATTTGATCTTCAGTTTTTCGCTTCTAAAAAAGGAGTAGGTTCTACAAAGAACGGACGTGACTCAATCGCAAAGCGCCTTGGTGCTAAGCGTGCAGACGGTCAATTCGTTACCGGCGGATCTATCCTTTATCGTCAACGCGGAACCAAGATTTATCCAGGTGAAAACGTTGGCCGCGGCGGAGACGATACTTTATTTGCAAAAATCGACGGCGTTGTAAAATTCGAACGTTTTGGTCGTGACCGCAAAAAAGTAAGTGTCTATCCAGTAGCTCAAGAAGCATAA
- a CDS encoding M23 family metallopeptidase: MARSTPDEIRRRIAKRKKEKESGAPSNERGIIWPGDDEHHVFPPISSFDPDGKDQGHPLFKKEIFFFKILVSILLFLAVAILFRNQSASFAPARDFVTKSMDDDFKFAVVSQWYEEKFGKPLALLPFSQQDQTNKTQTVQSEYAVPAMGKILENFQKNGQGIMIETQKGAAVQAINDGFVRFAGVKEGLGKTVIVQHPDKSETWYGNLAEIKVNLYDYIKKRTVVGTVSTAKAEDQTKGKYYFAIKKGDSFVDPSKVIRFE, translated from the coding sequence ATGGCGCGGTCGACACCGGATGAAATACGGCGAAGAATCGCCAAAAGGAAAAAAGAAAAAGAATCAGGAGCACCTAGTAATGAACGGGGAATCATCTGGCCAGGAGATGATGAGCATCACGTATTTCCTCCCATTTCTTCATTTGATCCTGATGGGAAAGACCAGGGACATCCCTTATTTAAAAAGGAAATCTTCTTCTTCAAAATTTTGGTTTCGATACTACTGTTTTTAGCGGTTGCCATTTTATTTAGGAATCAATCTGCCAGTTTCGCTCCTGCGAGAGACTTTGTTACAAAATCAATGGATGACGACTTTAAATTCGCTGTTGTTTCCCAATGGTATGAAGAGAAATTCGGAAAGCCTTTGGCATTGCTGCCATTTTCGCAGCAGGATCAGACAAATAAAACGCAAACAGTTCAAAGTGAATATGCTGTTCCGGCGATGGGCAAAATCCTGGAAAATTTTCAAAAGAACGGACAGGGCATTATGATTGAGACACAAAAGGGAGCAGCAGTCCAAGCTATAAATGACGGCTTTGTTCGGTTTGCAGGTGTAAAGGAAGGATTGGGAAAAACAGTTATTGTCCAACATCCCGACAAATCAGAAACCTGGTACGGAAATTTGGCTGAAATAAAAGTTAATTTATATGACTATATCAAAAAAAGAACGGTTGTAGGGACAGTTTCAACGGCAAAAGCTGAGGACCAAACAAAAGGGAAATATTATTTTGCCATTAAAAAAGGTGATAGTTTTGTCGATCCAAGCAAGGTGATTCGTTTTGAATAA
- the mreC gene encoding rod shape-determining protein MreC: MPQFFLNKRLIILLVSMIVLVALIGFSLRERSKLSWPEQFVKDTTGWVQSLVAKPTHYFAGLIASLQDLENTYQENKTLKSKIDKLASIEAEAQSLKKDNEDLRKTLGEKQTLSDYDPLPATVIGRNPDRWNEMIIIDKGNLNGIKKNMAVVTASGLIGKVKNVNQFSSTVELLSAMDPKNRISALIQGKTPIYGFVQGFDDKQKLLLVKSIPAGTTIEKGQTVITSGLGGIFPQGLVIGKVVDVKPDQYGLNQTALVKPGADFYDIQNVIVIKRLMTQPEVSEMTSGKEEDL; encoded by the coding sequence ATGCCACAGTTCTTCTTGAATAAACGTCTGATTATTTTGCTTGTCAGCATGATTGTTCTCGTGGCATTGATCGGATTTTCTTTAAGGGAGAGGAGCAAGCTATCATGGCCGGAGCAGTTTGTTAAAGACACAACCGGCTGGGTGCAATCCTTGGTGGCGAAACCTACTCATTATTTTGCAGGCTTAATTGCAAGTCTTCAGGACCTAGAAAATACCTATCAAGAGAATAAGACATTGAAATCAAAAATCGATAAACTTGCCAGTATCGAAGCAGAAGCGCAAAGTTTGAAGAAAGATAATGAGGACTTGCGAAAAACACTTGGTGAAAAACAGACCTTGAGTGATTATGATCCGCTGCCGGCGACTGTTATTGGTAGGAATCCTGATCGTTGGAATGAAATGATCATTATTGACAAGGGAAATTTAAACGGGATTAAAAAAAATATGGCGGTTGTGACCGCAAGCGGTTTGATTGGGAAAGTGAAGAATGTCAATCAGTTTAGTTCGACAGTAGAGTTATTGAGTGCAATGGATCCGAAGAACCGTATTTCGGCGCTCATCCAAGGAAAGACGCCTATCTATGGTTTTGTGCAAGGATTTGATGATAAACAAAAACTGTTGCTGGTAAAATCAATACCAGCGGGGACTACGATTGAAAAAGGTCAAACGGTGATTACTTCCGGCTTGGGCGGAATCTTTCCGCAAGGATTGGTCATCGGGAAGGTTGTGGATGTGAAGCCGGATCAATATGGGCTGAATCAAACGGCATTAGTAAAACCTGGCGCTGACTTTTATGATATTCAAAATGTCATCGTGATTAAACGTTTAATGACTCAGCCGGAGGTTTCAGAAATGACAAGCGGGAAGGAGGAGGACTTGTGA
- a CDS encoding Rne/Rng family ribonuclease, producing MDKLIINYMGREKRYVFIHDQRVEKLGFDRPEQQSLVGNIYYGTVTKVLPGMNAAFIDIGESKNAYLHRDTIPSYVLSAEKNKSITSFVHQGEKLLVQVDKDAVGTKGPKVTGIVELEGNHLIYMPNGRYVAVSKKIADEHIKTQLRKLGTRIKATEEGLIFRTSSITAEETELQSELDDLRQQYQELLKRTSVLKKTGIIFQKDTFFERIQEQIAKMTSGEVVTDDLEIKKILEQKSPHLHYAFYSGKENIFSVFRVEQEIEKALKRIVWLDNGSYLVFDETEALTVIDVNTGKFSGKTDYQDTVLKTNQLAAMEILRQLRLRDIGGIILIDFIDMVRVPDRQMILQLIESELAKDAKRTKVIGFTELGILQLTRKRTKEAISGTLQKKCPICDGTGRILSAETIAFRLERELLEHRNSDFEAVLIETTLEVKAELLGPDERFRSSLEELLHLTIYFSIQSSANPYYIVKQLGSRQEIGEKITKYY from the coding sequence TTGGATAAGTTAATCATTAACTATATGGGTCGTGAAAAACGATATGTTTTTATACATGATCAACGGGTCGAAAAGCTTGGTTTTGACCGGCCGGAGCAGCAATCTCTGGTCGGCAATATCTATTATGGAACTGTAACAAAGGTACTGCCGGGAATGAATGCAGCTTTTATAGATATAGGGGAGTCAAAAAATGCCTATTTGCACCGCGATACGATCCCTTCATATGTTTTATCTGCTGAAAAGAACAAAAGCATCACTTCTTTTGTTCACCAAGGGGAAAAACTACTTGTTCAAGTTGACAAGGATGCTGTAGGTACTAAAGGCCCGAAAGTGACGGGAATTGTAGAATTAGAAGGAAACCATCTGATATACATGCCAAATGGCCGCTATGTTGCCGTTTCAAAGAAAATTGCTGATGAGCACATAAAAACCCAGCTTCGGAAGCTTGGCACCCGCATCAAAGCAACAGAAGAGGGGCTAATTTTTCGAACCTCCAGCATTACAGCGGAAGAAACGGAGCTGCAATCAGAACTGGATGATTTAAGGCAGCAATATCAGGAATTGCTAAAAAGAACATCCGTGCTCAAAAAAACAGGTATTATTTTTCAAAAAGATACATTTTTTGAAAGGATCCAAGAACAAATAGCAAAAATGACTTCAGGAGAAGTTGTGACAGATGACCTGGAAATAAAAAAAATACTTGAGCAAAAAAGCCCGCATCTTCATTATGCTTTTTATAGTGGGAAAGAAAATATTTTCTCTGTTTTTCGTGTTGAGCAAGAAATTGAAAAAGCGTTGAAACGGATCGTTTGGCTTGATAACGGTTCCTATCTCGTTTTTGACGAAACAGAGGCATTGACGGTCATTGATGTGAATACAGGGAAATTTTCGGGTAAGACGGACTATCAGGATACAGTCCTAAAAACCAACCAATTGGCAGCAATGGAAATCCTCCGTCAGCTCCGTTTACGTGATATTGGCGGTATAATATTAATCGACTTCATTGATATGGTCCGGGTACCAGACAGGCAAATGATTTTGCAGTTAATTGAATCGGAGCTGGCCAAGGATGCAAAACGGACAAAAGTCATTGGTTTTACAGAGTTAGGAATCTTACAGCTGACACGGAAGCGGACGAAAGAGGCAATTTCCGGGACATTGCAAAAGAAATGTCCGATATGTGATGGTACTGGGCGAATTTTAAGTGCAGAAACGATCGCCTTCCGTTTGGAAAGGGAATTGCTGGAGCACAGGAACTCTGATTTTGAAGCAGTCCTCATTGAGACGACATTAGAAGTTAAAGCAGAATTATTAGGACCAGATGAAAGATTCCGTTCCAGTTTAGAAGAGCTGCTTCATTTGACTATTTATTTTTCGATACAGTCTTCTGCTAATCCTTATTACATTGTAAAACAGCTAGGAAGCAGACAAGAGATTGGTGAAAAGATCACGAAATATTATTGA
- the radC gene encoding RadC family protein, with protein sequence MFANKLMIRDFPQDERPRERFIQHGPQSLSNHELIAILLRTGTKDESVLQLSNRLLNHFEGLRLLKSATLEEITEIKGIGLAKAIQILAAVEIGRRMANLSFDERYVIRSPEDGAKYVMNDMRFLSQEHFVCLYLNTKNQVIHKQTVFIGSLNASIVHPREVYREALKRSAASIIAVHNHPSGDPAPSREDIEVTKRLAECGKIIGIDLLDHLIIGENKFVSLKEKGHL encoded by the coding sequence ATGTTTGCAAATAAATTAATGATTCGGGATTTTCCTCAAGACGAACGCCCAAGGGAACGGTTTATACAGCATGGTCCACAAAGTTTGTCTAATCATGAATTAATTGCCATTTTACTTCGGACGGGAACAAAGGATGAATCAGTTTTACAGTTATCTAATCGACTTTTAAACCATTTTGAGGGCTTAAGACTGTTGAAATCTGCCACATTAGAAGAAATAACTGAGATAAAAGGGATTGGATTGGCAAAGGCAATCCAAATACTTGCTGCAGTTGAAATTGGGCGGAGAATGGCCAATCTTTCCTTCGATGAACGATATGTCATACGCTCCCCGGAGGATGGAGCCAAATATGTAATGAACGATATGCGTTTTTTGTCACAAGAGCATTTTGTCTGTTTGTACTTAAATACAAAAAACCAGGTTATTCATAAACAAACGGTATTTATTGGTAGTTTAAACGCTTCCATTGTCCACCCAAGAGAGGTTTACCGTGAAGCATTAAAACGATCCGCTGCCTCCATCATTGCCGTGCATAATCATCCCTCTGGCGACCCCGCGCCAAGCCGCGAGGATATTGAGGTGACTAAAAGGCTGGCGGAGTGCGGGAAAATTATTGGAATTGATCTGCTCGATCATTTAATTATCGGTGAAAATAAGTTTGTCAGTCTCAAGGAAAAAGGACATTTATAA
- a CDS encoding rod shape-determining protein: MFGFGTKDLGIDLGTANTLVYVKGKGIVLREPSVVSFQTDTKQIVAVGNDAKNMIGRTPGNVVALRPMKDGVIADFETTAAMMKHYIRQAQKNKGMFSKAHVMVCVPSGITAVEERAVIDATRQAGAKDAYTIEEPFAAAIGANLPVWEPTGSMVVDIGGGTTEVAIISLGGIVTSQSIRIAGDEMDDSIISYIRKNYNLMIGDRTAETIKMEIGSAGSPDGIDNMEIRGRDLLTGLPKTIEITAKEIASALNDTVYAIVEAVKNTLEKTPPELAADIMDRGIVLTGGGALLRNLDRVISEETKMPVLIAENPLDCVAIGTGRALDHIHLFKNKAREK, translated from the coding sequence ATGTTTGGATTTGGAACAAAAGACCTGGGAATAGACTTAGGGACTGCTAATACGCTTGTTTATGTAAAAGGAAAAGGGATTGTACTGCGAGAGCCATCGGTGGTTTCGTTTCAAACAGATACAAAACAAATTGTAGCCGTCGGCAATGACGCGAAAAATATGATTGGACGGACTCCGGGTAACGTTGTTGCCTTAAGACCGATGAAGGATGGGGTCATAGCAGACTTTGAAACAACTGCCGCCATGATGAAACATTACATACGCCAAGCTCAAAAAAATAAGGGCATGTTTTCAAAAGCCCATGTAATGGTTTGTGTGCCATCTGGAATTACTGCAGTCGAAGAGAGAGCGGTAATTGATGCAACAAGACAGGCGGGGGCTAAAGATGCCTACACAATTGAAGAACCGTTTGCAGCAGCAATCGGTGCCAATCTTCCTGTTTGGGAGCCTACCGGAAGCATGGTAGTCGATATCGGAGGTGGAACAACTGAGGTTGCCATTATCTCCTTGGGAGGTATTGTTACCAGTCAATCGATTCGTATTGCGGGTGATGAAATGGATGATTCCATTATTTCTTATATAAGGAAAAATTACAATTTAATGATAGGGGACCGGACAGCAGAAACCATCAAAATGGAAATTGGTTCTGCAGGGTCACCAGATGGTATTGATAATATGGAAATTCGTGGCCGTGATTTATTGACCGGTTTGCCAAAAACAATAGAAATTACTGCCAAAGAAATTGCTAGTGCCCTAAATGACACGGTTTATGCTATAGTTGAAGCGGTGAAGAATACGCTGGAGAAAACACCGCCGGAGCTTGCTGCCGATATTATGGACCGTGGCATTGTACTTACAGGCGGGGGAGCACTTCTTCGTAATTTGGACAGAGTCATCAGTGAAGAAACGAAGATGCCAGTCCTGATTGCTGAAAATCCGCTTGATTGTGTAGCGATTGGTACAGGCAGGGCACTTGACCATATTCACTTATTTAAAAACAAAGCCAGAGAAAAATAG
- the minC gene encoding septum site-determining protein MinC yields the protein MKNRQNVTIKGTKDGLVLYLDDVCSYEELKRELDQKLSATLRTQEDRHVIGVKVEVGNRYLTEEQREELKALIRQKKNLVVDDIESNVITKEEAFQLKAEAEVVTVSRIIRSGQVLKVAGDLLLIGDVNPGGEVIAGGNIFIMGTLKGIAHAGCFGNEEAVIAASSMKPSQIRISGCINRAPDHSPSNEHREMECAYINEDHQIIIDRLQALIHLRPNLTRLEGGQ from the coding sequence ATGAAAAATCGGCAAAATGTTACTATAAAGGGGACGAAGGATGGACTGGTCCTTTATCTTGATGATGTCTGTTCCTATGAAGAATTAAAACGGGAACTCGACCAAAAGCTTTCAGCCACCTTAAGGACACAAGAAGATCGCCACGTTATCGGTGTAAAAGTTGAGGTAGGAAATAGATATTTAACAGAAGAACAACGGGAAGAGCTAAAAGCATTAATCCGTCAAAAAAAGAATCTAGTTGTAGATGATATTGAATCAAATGTCATTACTAAAGAGGAAGCTTTTCAATTAAAGGCAGAGGCTGAAGTCGTAACCGTTTCAAGAATTATTCGGTCGGGACAGGTTCTGAAAGTTGCAGGGGATTTATTGTTAATTGGCGACGTTAACCCAGGTGGAGAGGTGATCGCTGGCGGCAATATTTTTATCATGGGCACTTTAAAGGGAATCGCCCATGCCGGCTGTTTTGGAAATGAAGAAGCAGTTATTGCCGCATCAAGCATGAAGCCATCCCAAATTCGGATTAGCGGCTGCATTAACCGGGCTCCTGATCATAGTCCAAGTAATGAGCATCGTGAAATGGAATGTGCTTACATAAATGAAGATCATCAAATTATCATTGATAGATTACAAGCTTTAATTCATTTAAGGCCTAATTTAACGAGATTAGAAGGGGGACAATAA
- a CDS encoding ribosomal-processing cysteine protease Prp, whose protein sequence is MIRITINRTDSGKIHSFTMMGHAEFAEHGEDIVCAGASAVTLGIVNSIEVLTGVAAEADQGESGFLKCVFPENLSVETDEKVQLLLNAMVLSLQEIEKAYGKHIRITFKP, encoded by the coding sequence ATGATTCGAATTACGATTAATCGTACTGATTCCGGAAAGATTCATTCTTTTACAATGATGGGACATGCTGAATTTGCTGAGCACGGCGAGGATATCGTTTGTGCGGGGGCATCAGCGGTAACGCTTGGCATCGTCAATTCGATTGAGGTGCTGACGGGTGTCGCTGCCGAAGCAGATCAAGGAGAATCCGGCTTTCTTAAATGCGTGTTTCCTGAAAACCTTTCAGTTGAAACCGATGAGAAAGTACAGTTGCTTCTTAATGCCATGGTTCTGTCACTGCAAGAGATTGAGAAAGCTTACGGAAAGCACATAAGAATTACCTTCAAACCGTAG
- a CDS encoding sporulation initiation phosphotransferase B, whose translation MEKDWDIIEVLRHSRHDWLNKLQIIKGNLDLNRMDRAKAVINDIVIEAQHETKLSNLPMPRFASFLLKANWDQNAFKLEYEVLDDQESLKIQDELLTNWTELFFSCLNHSIELFHENNLSITIEPQSDGIRFFFDFSGIIIHNEQIEKFLTEHKVMLDITVKEFFENELALEVFMPFI comes from the coding sequence ATGGAGAAAGATTGGGATATAATTGAAGTGCTGCGGCATTCGCGTCATGATTGGTTAAATAAGCTGCAGATTATAAAGGGGAACCTTGATTTAAATCGAATGGACCGGGCCAAAGCAGTTATAAATGATATTGTTATTGAAGCACAGCACGAAACAAAGCTGTCAAATCTGCCAATGCCTCGTTTTGCATCATTTTTATTAAAAGCAAACTGGGATCAAAATGCTTTTAAATTGGAATATGAAGTATTGGATGACCAAGAGTCATTAAAAATACAAGATGAACTCTTGACCAATTGGACTGAATTATTTTTTTCCTGCTTAAATCATTCAATAGAGCTTTTTCATGAAAATAATTTGTCGATTACAATAGAGCCGCAATCAGACGGTATTCGATTCTTTTTCGATTTTAGCGGGATAATAATACACAATGAACAAATAGAGAAATTCCTTACTGAACACAAAGTCATGCTGGACATAACAGTTAAGGAATTCTTTGAAAATGAACTCGCACTAGAGGTATTTATGCCTTTCATCTAG
- the minD gene encoding septum site-determining protein MinD produces MGEAIVITSGKGGVGKTTTSANIGTSLALQGKKVCLVDTDIGLRNLDVVMGLENRIIYDLVDVVEKRCKIHQALVKDKRFDGLLYLLPAAQTVDKSAVTPEQMKELIDELKQDYDYIIIDCPAGIEQGYKNAIAGADKAIVVTTPEVSAVRDADRIIGLLEKEQHMDAPKLIVNRIRNHMMKSGDMLDLDEITQHLSIELVGIVADDEEVIKASNHGEPIALNPNSKASIAYRNVARRILGESIPLQPLEEPNKSMFSKFKKFFGVR; encoded by the coding sequence GTGGGAGAAGCAATCGTAATTACATCCGGTAAGGGCGGAGTAGGCAAAACCACCACTTCTGCTAATATTGGGACATCTCTTGCCCTTCAAGGTAAAAAAGTGTGCCTGGTAGATACAGATATCGGCCTTCGAAACTTGGATGTCGTGATGGGACTTGAAAACAGAATTATTTATGATCTGGTAGATGTTGTAGAAAAACGATGCAAAATTCACCAAGCTCTTGTTAAGGACAAGCGTTTTGATGGATTATTATATTTGCTGCCTGCAGCTCAAACTGTTGATAAATCTGCTGTTACCCCTGAACAGATGAAAGAATTAATCGATGAGTTAAAGCAGGATTATGATTATATTATCATTGACTGCCCTGCAGGTATTGAACAAGGCTATAAAAATGCGATCGCTGGTGCGGATAAAGCCATTGTGGTTACAACTCCAGAGGTATCTGCCGTACGTGATGCTGATCGAATTATTGGTCTTTTAGAAAAAGAGCAGCATATGGATGCACCGAAATTGATTGTTAACCGTATTCGCAATCATATGATGAAAAGTGGTGATATGCTGGATCTTGATGAAATTACACAACACTTATCCATCGAGTTGGTTGGCATCGTTGCGGATGATGAAGAGGTTATTAAAGCATCTAACCATGGCGAACCAATTGCTCTGAATCCTAACAGTAAAGCTTCCATCGCATATCGGAATGTCGCAAGAAGAATTCTCGGAGAATCGATTCCGCTTCAGCCGCTGGAAGAACCAAATAAAAGCATGTTTAGCAAATTTAAAAAATTCTTTGGTGTTCGTTAA
- the mreD gene encoding rod shape-determining protein MreD translates to MKKFLLPLLFVFLFLLESLFVQYLPDQVFGHNWMLSPHFLFIAMVLLTIFVGKKQGLLYAAIFGLLFDMVYVEILGIYLFLFPFICYLVSKIMNILHTNLLIIFLVTISAVALLEIGAYEMEHLIHVANIDFTSFLHLRFYPTILLNAAFILIVGYPLKRYFEKYAAVLNGE, encoded by the coding sequence GTGAAAAAATTCCTTCTTCCTCTTTTGTTTGTCTTTCTTTTTCTATTAGAGAGCCTTTTTGTTCAGTACTTGCCTGATCAAGTTTTCGGACATAATTGGATGTTGTCCCCTCATTTCCTCTTCATTGCAATGGTTTTATTGACCATTTTTGTTGGAAAGAAACAGGGGTTATTGTATGCCGCGATATTTGGATTATTATTTGATATGGTATATGTCGAAATTCTAGGCATCTATCTATTTCTTTTCCCTTTTATCTGTTATCTTGTATCGAAAATCATGAATATTTTACACACCAATTTGCTGATTATCTTTCTTGTCACCATTTCAGCGGTTGCCTTGTTAGAGATCGGGGCATATGAGATGGAGCATTTAATTCATGTGGCTAACATTGATTTTACAAGTTTTCTTCACTTACGATTCTATCCTACGATTTTATTAAATGCAGCCTTTATATTGATTGTAGGATATCCGTTAAAAAGATATTTTGAAAAATACGCTGCCGTGCTGAATGGAGAATGA
- a CDS encoding M50 family metallopeptidase: MNKWVQLFRLVSIHPLLWIVIGLSIVTAHFLEVCLLLAIIFIHEMGHAAAASFFSWRIKKITLLPFGGVAEMDEHGNRPLKEEAIVVLMGPLQHLWMMAAAFACFFFQLISEDVFQLIIYYNLMILLFNLFPIWPLDGGKLVFLLFSLKNSFSSAHRFTLVLSFFSLFIFSLAILLTAPTHINVWIVIAFLVFSLYHEWKQRRFIFMRFLLERYYGKRASLSVLKPIQANEQELVIHVLEKFQRGCKHPIIVNAEGGEKGTLDENELLHAYFKEKRLTDKLGDLLFSY; this comes from the coding sequence TTGAATAAATGGGTCCAGCTATTTCGATTAGTCTCAATTCATCCGTTACTTTGGATTGTCATTGGCCTCTCCATTGTGACAGCTCATTTTCTAGAAGTCTGCTTATTATTGGCAATCATTTTTATCCATGAAATGGGGCATGCAGCGGCAGCTTCTTTTTTTTCATGGAGAATCAAAAAAATCACGCTCCTTCCTTTTGGCGGAGTGGCAGAAATGGATGAACATGGGAATCGTCCGTTAAAGGAGGAAGCGATTGTGGTGCTTATGGGACCGCTTCAGCATCTTTGGATGATGGCGGCGGCGTTTGCCTGTTTTTTCTTTCAATTGATATCAGAGGATGTCTTTCAGTTAATTATTTATTACAACCTGATGATATTACTATTTAATTTGTTCCCGATTTGGCCGCTGGATGGTGGAAAACTGGTATTTTTACTGTTCTCGTTAAAAAATTCATTTTCCAGTGCCCATCGGTTCACGCTCGTACTTTCCTTCTTTAGTTTATTCATCTTTTCACTGGCCATCTTGTTGACTGCTCCGACACATATAAATGTCTGGATTGTCATCGCATTTTTAGTATTCTCGCTTTACCACGAATGGAAGCAGCGAAGATTTATTTTCATGCGTTTTTTATTGGAGAGATATTATGGGAAAAGAGCTAGTTTAAGTGTTTTGAAGCCTATTCAAGCAAATGAACAGGAATTGGTGATTCACGTTTTAGAGAAATTTCAGCGCGGTTGCAAGCACCCGATTATCGTAAATGCAGAAGGCGGGGAAAAAGGCACATTGGACGAAAATGAGCTGCTGCATGCTTATTTTAAAGAAAAACGGTTAACGGATAAACTTGGCGACCTTCTCTTTTCTTATTAA